From the genome of Fundulus heteroclitus isolate FHET01 chromosome 7, MU-UCD_Fhet_4.1, whole genome shotgun sequence, one region includes:
- the scrn3 gene encoding secernin-3, giving the protein MLPSSCDTFVALPPSSEGQRVIFGKNSDRPCDEVQEVVYFAARDHAPGEKVECTYIQIEQVAHTYAVVLSKPAWMWGAEMGANEHQVCIGNEAVWGRESADGDEALLGMDLVRLGLERADTAENAVDVIAGLLEKYGQGGPCMEDQCGFTYHNSFLISDRKEAWLLETSGRHWAAERVEGGHRNISNQYGITTKIDKEHPEMREYARSKGWWDGKSEFNFATVYSFLTTARIESAGTRYCEGKSLLEKRNGHITAEAMMDILRDKESGINMEGMFLTTGSMVSVVPTDPALPGVHYFTATPDPERSVFKPFVFVENAHELKETTSPSFGPDDPVKKKPRFQSKPDRKHPLFVKHKLIAAIIESYKDRGEKITQGLRQLEKETMTEMEKILEVGVRQPDLLVNLFNGSVQKELSVYSKA; this is encoded by the exons ATGCTTCCATCCTCCTGTGACACCTTTGTGGCTCTGCCTCCTTCCTCTGAGGGACAGCGCGTCATTTTTGGGAAAAACTCGGACAGACCCTGCGATGAAGTCCAAGAGGTTGTGTATTTTGCTGCCAGAGACCATGCGCCAGGGGAGAAGGTTGAG tgcacaTACATACAGATCGAGCAAGTCGCCCACACCTATGCAGTGGTGCTGAGCAAGCCGGCTTGGATGTGGGGGGCTGAGATGGGTGCGAATGAACATCAAGTGTGCATTGGGAATGAGGCAGTGTGGGGCAGAGAGAGCGCTGATGGGGACGAGGCTCTGCTAGGAATGGACCTTGTCAG ACTTGGTCTTGAGCGAGCCGACACGGCTGAGAACGCCGTCGACGTTATCGCCGGCCTGTTGGAGAAGTACGGTCAGGGAGGCCCGTGTATGGAGGATCAATGTGGCTTCACCTACCACAACAGCTTCCTCATCTCAGACCGAAAAGAGGCGTGGCTGCTGGAAACCTCCGGGAGGCACTGGGCGGCAGAGAGAGTGGAAG GTGGCCATCGGAACATCTCCAACCAGTACGGAATAACAACGAAGATCGACAAGGAGCATCCAGAGATGAGGGAATATGCTCGAAGCAAAGGCTGGTGGGACGGGAAGTCGGAGTTCAACTTTGCCACGGTCTACTCCTTTCTTACCACAGCCAGAATCGAGTCTGCTGGGACTCGGTACTGTGAGGGGAAGAGCTTGTTGGAAAAGAGAAATG GTCATATTACCGCAGAGGCAATGATGGATATTCTGCGAGATAAAGAGAGCGGCATCAACATGGAGGGCATGTTCCTTACAACGGGAAGCATGGTGTCCGTGGTACCCACGGATCCGGCCCTGCCGGGCGTTCACTATTTCACCGCAACTCCAGACCCCGAGAG GTCTGTTTTCAAGCCGTTCGTGTTTGTTGAGAACGCCCACGAGCTGAAGGAGACGACCTCCCCCAGCTTTGGTCCTGATGATCCGGTGAAGAAGAAACCCCGCTTCCAGAGCAAACCGGACCGCAAACATCCGCTGTTTGTCAAGCATAAGCTGATCGCCGCCATCATCGAATCTTACAAG GACAGAGGAGAGAAGATCACACAAGGTCTGAGGCAGCTTGAGAAAGAGACGATGACAGAGATGGAGAAGATTCTTGAAGTGGGCGTGAGACAGCCCGATCTGCTGGTGAACCTGTTCAACGGCTCTGTCCAGAAGGAGCTGAGTGTTTACAGCAAAGCTTGA
- the gpr155a gene encoding integral membrane protein GPR155, with translation METAAGGFSFSHGVEGSPSPGPPAVPSTMSIDRLLPALLECFGIILCGYIAGRANIITSTQAKGLGNFVSKFALPALLFKNMVLLDFGNVIWPFLWGILIAKVSVFCIVCVLTLIVSSPDGRYSKAGLFSIFATQSNDFALGYPIVEALYQSTYPEYLQYIYLVAPVSLMLLNPIGFALCEIQKWKNQGNHQQRKLLIVGHVILQVLKNPIVFMVIVGIIAHFALNQRIPAFMAEFIDGLANSFGGAALFYLGLTMVGQLRRLTRSTVVTLILLITAKLLVMPLICKDMVDLLDTASNTTNHSSLSDYAFLYGVFPTAPSVAIYAVYYNAELEVVASGMVISTFLSAPIMYVSAWLLTIHLMDPQCLMNSLENVSFNMSIVSLVALLWTVAVMFLSKKYKRLPHMLTVNLFLAQLLSCVGMILWNFVVRKDNFIAQVFTFTLLSTSLYSSFLWPGLIALSIVLIKKYEDLGGATGAVVIAGWGIPCLVTSVLLMFGEKQSDAIDFSFFYGKLQIISTTVVVSFSILLGGGSLVCLSRGSWVQDEQNQEGNSSSEAAQDHVTEVEPDTRTLIEAENTEREGDCLRCACAPAAPMPDMIISTNVNNTPASLSGQCEHGCESTDCLLAEMDELQEVADRQVVRHVLLCLLLTVFLLANFSSCLWLLYNHLHGRLYLELQFFCAIANYGQGFISFALFGLDKHFILLPLKRLYNHWFKKKREAEPEADLPDDVKMTCLQFTKYHKQQCFHDIVKKRRCGVMTRRDCFRGSELVDWLQQVGLAQDRGEAVLYGMRLQQGGVLQHIKQEYSFEDSQLHYYFAS, from the exons ATGGAGACAGCAGCAGGCGGCTTCAGCTTCTCCCACGGCGTGGAGGGGAGCCCCAGCCCTGGCCCACCTGCTGTGCCCTCCACCATGTCCATAGACAGGCTCCTACCTGCCCTCCTGGAGTGCTTTGGGATCATCCTGTGCGGATACATCGCAGGGAGGGCCAACATCATCACCTCCACTCAGGCCAAAGGGTTGGGCAACTTTGTGTCAAAGTTCGCCCTGCCTGCGCTGCTGTTTAAGAACATGGTGCTGCTGGACTTCGGGAACGTCATCTGGCCCTTCCTGTGGGGCATCCTCATCGCCAAGGTGTCTGTATTTTGCATCGTCTGCGTCCTCACTCTGATCGTGTCCAGTCCTGACGGACGCTACAGCAAGGCCGGTCTCTTCTCTATATTTGCAACTCAAAGCAACGACTTTGCTTTGGGCTACCCAATAG TTGAAGCCCTCTACCAAAGCACATACCCAGAGTACCTCCAGTACATCTACCTGGTTGCACCCGTGTCCCTTATGCTCCTGAATCCCATCGGCTTTGCCCTGTGCGAGATCCAAAAGTGGAAGAACCAGGGAAACCACCAGCAGAGAAAACTGCTGATCGTGGGACACGTGATCCTGCAGGTCCTAAAGAACCCCATTGTGTTCATGGTCATCGTAGGCATCATCGCCCACTTTGCCCTGAACCAGAGAATCCCCGCTTTCATGGCTGAGTTCATAGACGGCTTGGCCAACTCTTTCGGTGGAGCAGCTTTGTTCTACCTGGGTCTGACCATGGTGGGCCAGCTGAGGAGGCTGACCAGATCCACGGTTGTGACGCTGATTTTGCTTATTACAGCAAAACT GCTGGTGATGCCCCTGATCTGTAAAGACATGGTGGATCTTTTGGATACGGCCAGCAATACTACGAACCACTCCAGCCTCTCAGATTATGCCTTTCTTTACGGAGTCTTCCCCACCGCACCAAGCGTGGCCATCTATGCCGTTTACTATAACGCAGAACTAGAAGTT GTGGCCTCAGGGATGGTGATCAGCACTTTTCTCTCAGCTCCCATAATGTACGTCTCGGCCTGGCTACTTACCATCCACTTGATGGATCCCCAGTGTTTGATGAACTCCCTGGAGAATGTCAGCTTTAATATGAGCATAGTAAGCTTAGTGGCTCTG ctgTGGACAGTTGCTGTCATGTTTTTAAGTAAAAAGTATAAGAGGCTACCTCATATGTTGACAGTCAACCTGTTCTTGGCACAG CTTTTGAGCTGCGTTGGGATGATTCTGTGGAACTTTGTGGTGAGGAAAGACAACTTCATTGCACAAGTCTTCACTTTTACACTGCTCTCCACTTCACTCTATAGCAGTTTTCTTTGGCCAG gattaatAGCACTCTCGATTGTGCTCATTAAAAAGTATGAAGACCTGGGAGGAGCAACAGGCGCAGTGGTGATCGCGGGATGGGG GATCCCGTGTTTGGTAACCTCTGTTTTGCTCATGTTTGGCGAAAAACAGTCTGACGCTATCGATTTCTCATTCTTCTACGGCAAGCTACAG aTAATCAGCACCACGGTAGTGGTCAGCTTCAGCATACTCCTGGGAGGAGGCTCTTTGGTGTGTCTCAGCAGAGGAAGTTGGGTGCAAGATGAACAAAATCAAGAAGGAAACTCTTCATCCGAAGCTGCGCAGGATCATGTGACCGAGGTCGAACCAGATACTCGCACTCTCATAGaggcagaaaacacagaaagagaAGGAG ATTGTCTCAGATGTGCCTGTGCCCCAGCCGCGCCCATGCCTGACATGATCATCAGCACAAATGTGAACAACACCCCAGCCTCACTCTCAG GTCAGTGTGAACATGGCTGCGAGTCAACAGACTGCCTCCTTGCTGAAATGGATGAGCTCCAAGAGGTTGCAGACAGACAAGTGGTCCGCCATGTGCTCCTGTGTCTGCTCCTGACTGTCTTCCTCCTGGCT AACTTCTCCAGCTGTCTCTGGCTGCTTTACAACCACCTTCACGGGAGACTCTACTTGGAGCTTCAGTTCTTCTGTGCTATAGCCAACTACGGACAG GGATTTATATCCTTTGCCCTCTTTGGGCTGGACAAGCATTTCATTTTACTGCCATTGAAGAG GTTATACAATCACTGGTTTAAGAAGAAGAGAGAGGCGGAACCAGAGGCTGATTTACCAGATGACGTCAAGATGACCTGCCTTCAGTTCACCAAATACCACAAACAGCAGTGTTTTCATGacattgttaaaaagagaaG GTGTGGGGTGATGACCAGGCGGGACTGTTTTCGCGGCTCCGAGCTGGTGGACTGGCTGCAGCAGGTGGGCTTGGCGCAGGACCGCGGCGAGGCGGTCCTCTACGGGATGCGGCTGCAGCAGGGCGGCGTGCTGCAGCACATCAAGCAGGAGTACAGCTTCGAAGACAGTCAGCTTCATTACTACTTTGCTTCGTAA